Genomic DNA from Alistipes indistinctus YIT 12060:
ACACCCTTTGGATGGATTTGTCCTGAAAGGGAATATTTCAAATAAGAGCTCCCGAAATACTGTAACTGGTGAAGGACAGCCAATCCTGTTTCTGTTTGCAGTGTACCGGCATTCGCCGCCGGAGGGGGGCATTTTTCTTGATTATTCAGCGATGATGACTTCCACCCCCTGCTCTTCGAGCATGCGGACGGTCGAGGCGTGAATACCTCCGTCCGTAACTACCGTGTGGATTTGACTCAGCGGGCAGATGCGGCCGAAACCTTTGCGCGAAAATTTAGACGAATCGACCAGTACGATCGTTTTTGACGCCGCTTTCATCATTTCGCGGTTCAGCTGCGCTTCTTCCAAATTGGAATTGGTTACGCCGTATTCTTCGTTGATGCCGTCGGCGCCGATAAAGAGTTTCGAACAGGAGAACTCTTCCATCGAGATGAGCGGGGAGGTTCCGCGTACCGAGAGCGATTTTTTGTGTACGACACCTCCCAGCTGGATGATGTTGACGTTCCCGACGGCGGAGAGCAGCATCGACACCTTCAGCGACGGGGTTACGACGTTGAGCGTTCCTTTCGGGACGATCTTCTCGGCGAAGGCCATGATGGTCGAGCCGGTGGCGATGATTACCGAGTCGTTCTCCTCGAGCAGTTGCGTCGCGGCCTGAGCGATTTTCTCTTTTTGCACCCGGTTTTCGAGTTCTTTGAGCTGTACGCTCCGGTCCGCTACATGCGGATTGACAGGGCATGCGCTGCCGTGCGTGCGGAACAACAGTCCCTGTTCCTCGAGCGCCTTGAAGTCCTTGCGGACCGTCACGGCTGTTACCTTCAGGCTCTTGGCGATGTCGGCCACGCGGATGTAGCCGTCCTTTTTCAGCTTATCGAGGATGTATTTGTGCCGTTGGGCAATGCTGATAATCTGTGTCATTGTGTGGTGGTGTTGGCGCTGAATGATCCGGCGTCGCAGTTTGTATTATACACAGGGACTTCCTGCGGTATGCTGCGCGCTCCTATATCGTTTGCTGCAATCCTTTCGGTCCGGAAATCGGAGCTCCGTGGCGTTGATCGTAGAACACGCAATGTATTGCTACGGACGGGACTGCCGTGCCTCTTCGAGCAGCTCCCCGAACTCTCTGAGCGTGCGTGCGGTCAGGTCGGGTCCGGGATCGGAGGCGAGGGCCGTTTCGAGTGTCGTCTCGCCCGAGAGTACCAGTACGCCGAGCGATCCGGCGTTGCGTGCCGTGGCTACGTCCGTGTAGATTCGGTCGCCCGCCATGGCGATTTCGGACGGTTGCAACCCGTAACGTGCGGCGATACCCGTGAGCATTCCCGGATCGGGTTTCCCCAGTACGACGTCCGGTTCCCGGCCGGTGGCGTACTCGATGCATTTGCAGATCGAGCCGCAATCGACCAGCACCTCTGCCCGGTCGGTGGGGCAGACGCGGTCGGGATTCGTCGCAACGTACGGAATGCCTTGTGCCGCGAGCCATGCCGCATGGCACAGGCGAGGGTAGGCGAGGGTCATGTCGAACGCCACTACCAGCATATCGGGTTTGTCTCCCTCCGTGGCGGGGGCGGACTCGAACCCGGCCGCTTCGAATTCCGCGATCATACTCGGCGTACCGAGCAAAAAGAGCCGTTTGGCCTCGGGATGGTGCGTACGGATGTGGTCGATGGTGGCCAGTGCGGAGGTGTACATCCGTTCACGGGGCACCCCGATGCCCATCCCTTCCAGTTTGTGCAGGTAGTCGTCGATGTTTTTCGACGGGTTGTTCGTCAGGAACGAGTAACCGATTCCCAACGCGTCGAGTTTGGCGAGGAAGGCTTTGGTCCACGGGAAAAGTGTCGAGCCCATGTAGATCGTGCCGTCCATGTCGAGTGCGACGTGCCGGATCGCAGCGAGCCGGGTCATCAGTTCCTCGTGTGCCAGTGGAGAATAGCAGTCTGTGAAGGTGTTTTTATCCATGGTTTGGTTGCGTTGTCGTGAAGCTTCCTGTATGCTTGCGTACTTTGCGTTTGTTGTCGGATTACGAGTTGATCCGGGCGTATCCGTCCATCTTGGCGCGCCACATCAGCGAGAATACGAGCATACCCACCAACGCCATCGTGATCATTGTAATATAGGCCCAGTTCCATCCGTAATGTTGTGCTACGTAGCCCAGGCCGGTACCGGAAACGATCGTGCTCGCATAACCGAACAGTCCTGTGAATCCGGTGGCCGTGGCGGCGTATTTTTTTGTCGCCTGGTTTGCGGCGGCGATGCCGATCAGCGCCTGCGGACCGTAGATGCAGAAGCCCGCGCCGCATAGCAGCAGGAAGGTGAGCCAGATCGGGGCACCCTGCGGCAGTTCCCAGAATCCGAAGATGAACAGTGCCGTCCCGGCCATACAGAAGACGCAGGTGCGGTGGGCGCGGCCTTTCAGGTAACGGTCGGTGGCCCAGCCCGCGAAGATCATACCGACGATTCCTGCGATCTCGAACAGGGCTACGAGCCATCCGGCCATCTCCAGCGAGATGCCCTTCGACTGTTTGAGCAGCGACGGTCCCCAGTCCAGTACTGAGAAGCGCACGATGTAGACGAAAAAGTTCGCGATCGAAAGGACCCAGATCAATGGATTGGCAAATACCATCCGGCGCAGCATGTGTTTCTCTTCGGCGCTCTTTTTACCCGGTTTCTCTTTTTTGATTTCGGTTCCGGGTAGTTCGGGCAGCCCCACCGAGCGCGGCGTATCGCGCAGCGTGATGAAAAGGCCGATCGCTCCCGCGAACGAGATCGCCGCCGGAATCCAGAAACACCATTTCCACGCTCCGACATGGTTGGGTCCGCTGCCCAGGGTGCCCATGATATAGCCGCAGAGGATGACCACTAGCCCGGCGCCTATCGAGTGCGAGGTGTTCCATACGGACATTTTGGTCGCCAGTTGTTTGGGCGGTATCCAGTGCGTCAGCAGCCGCGCGCACGGCGGGAACCCCATGCCTTGCAGCCAGCCGTTGGCGACCCACAGCAGCCCCATGAAGAGAATCAGCGTGTTGGTGAATTGCGATCCGCCGGTTTCGCCCGTAATCCAGGTCGAGATATCTTCGCCGAATCCGAATGCAAAGTTCGCCAGCGCGCAGAGGGCCAGTCCGGAAGCCATGAAAAAGCGGGCGTTGACCCGGTCGGCCAGTACGCCGTTCAGGAAACGCGACAGGCCGTAAATCAGCCCGTGCAGCGTGAGGAAGATGCCTAGACTCGTTTTCGAGATGCCCAGATCGGTTTCCATGCCGGTCATTGCGAAAGAGAAGTTCTTACGTACGAAGTAGAAGAGCGCATAACCGACCATCGTGGCGATGATCGTGCGGGTCTGCCAGTATTGAAAACGTTTACGCACTTCGGGGCTGAAGCCGTGCTCGTCCTGCAGATCGGCGGCAGCGGCGGTTTGTGCTGAGGCTTGTGTGTTATCGTTCATCGGTTCGGGTTGAAGTTTTGTCCGGTTTTGGTTAGCCGTTGGTTGTTGGGTTGTGCAATTTTTCGGTTTCGGCGAGTCGAGTGCGCCGGATGTTGCGGAACTCTGCGAGGTTATTTTGCCGCCGTGCGCCGGCTCGTTGTGCGGGGTATGGTACCCGGTGCAGGCGCGTTGGCTTTTGTAAGGCGGAATAGCTTGGTCTGGGGATTATTTGATCTCCCAGACCCCGCCGGGGCCGAAAATCGCATCGGTCCATTGCCCGAGCAGGTTCGTCCGAACGGCTACGTCGAGGATGGTGAAACGCCGGCGGATATGCTGCGCACGGATTACGCTCTCTTTCATGCGCCGGCGTGTGATGCCGATCTCCTCGGGCCGGGTGGGGGCGCCCACGATCCGCAGCCGGCGGCTCGCCTCGGCAAACGGGATGATCTGCTTTTCGAGCCTTGCCTTGATTTGCGGCCAGTTATTTTTCAGCGTGGCCAGCTGTTCGCGCAGTTGTTGCTTGCCGATATATTTTGCGTGCGTCTCTTTCAGCCCGATTTCGGGGAAATCGGTGCCCGCATAGAGTTCCAGCGCATATTTTTCCGCTTCGGCCAATTCGGGCCATGCGGCGACGGCCCCTTCGATATCGAGGCGGGCGATGTCGCTGTGGAGGAATTGTTCGTAATAGGCGGTCGCGGCGAGCAATCCGATGCTGACTTGGAAACCGTGCGACGGGGTGTGCCCGTCAGCCATTTTATGGTGTTCCATGTTCCACAGATGGCTGAATTGGTGGTCGGCACCGCTGGCCGGTCGGCTCGTCTGGTGCGCCTGCATCGCGAAACCGCCCAGCATGAGCCCTTCGATCAGCGGCCCGATCGTTTCGACGGTACCCTGGCGCACCCCTTCCGGATCGCCGAGCGCATCCTGCAGTCCGTCCTGGACGATTGCGAAAGCGCGTTCGTCGAGCGGCTCCACGCCCAGTGCATCCGAAATGATCCAGTCTGCACCCGCCGGGACTTTGGCGAACAGGTCGGCATAACCGCTGGCTGTCATCTCTTTCGGGGCTGCGGCGATTATCGCGGTATCGGCCAGTACGCCCAACGGAGCGGGACACGAGAAGGTCTGCTTGGCCCCTTCGAAGGTGATCGACGCGCCGAACGACGTGTAGCCGTCCATCGAGGCGGCGGTGCCTACGACCATGTAGCGGCGGCCGTTGCGGTGCGAGCAGAGTTTTACCAGGTCGTTGATCGTTCCCGATCCCACGGCTACGGGAATGGCATCGGTTCGTTGCAGTACGGCATCGAGTTCTTCGACGAATTCCCACTCGGCGTGTAGGTCCGGCGAGGTGAAAATATGCGGCTGGTCCTGTTCCACGCCTGCGGCCGCGAGACTGTCCCGTACATCGCTGCCCGCCACCCGCAGCGTCGTCGGGTCGGCTATGATGACGGCCCGTTTTCCGGGAAACAGTTCCCGGAACATATCGCCGGACTGGGGCAGGATGCCGGCCCCGATACGCAGCGCTTTGGTTTCCGTGGCGTGGGCCAGCGCGTTTTCTACTCGGTTCATATCGTTGTTTTTTGTGTTTGTTTGTCAGTTCGCCGGTCGGTCGTTGTCCCGCTGTTGTTGCCGGTCAGGGCTTTTTGCAGGAGTGTTGTGGCCGTTGCGGATGCCCGCGACGGTTTTTCCGGTCGGATCGATGCGTCGGGAATTTCTTTTCCTTTCGGAAAGCAAAGATAACGAAACGAAACGAAATATGCGAGAGGGCGGGCCAAAAAGAAAGATGGCGCAGCAATCCTTCGTTTTTTGTGTGCAGCGCGGAAAAATTTCCTATATTTGCCCCGAATTGGTTTTCTCCGTCTCTCCCGGGACGGGGAATGAAGAGGGAATCGGGTGTGAATCCCGGACTGTCCCGCAGCTGTGATGCTCCGTAACGTCCTGAACGTCTTTACCACTGGCCGAATCCGGGCCGGGAAGGTATCGGGACGGGAGCGAGTCAGAAGACCTGCCGGTTCGTTTTACGTTTTGGCGCCTCGTGGGTTAGGTGCTTTGACGCCCGTAAAGTATGCGATTTTTATAGAGTTGAGCCTGTTGGGGTTTGGTATGCTGATTGCCGCAGTTTCATCTGCCGGGATCGGTATATGCTGCCGTGGACGGCTTGTGAATTAAACTGAAAGTTATGATCAGGAAGATATTGGTTGCCAATCGCGGGGAGATCGCTCTGCGGGTGATGCGTTCCTGCCGGGAAATGGGGATCGTTTCCGTAGCGGTCTTTTCCGAGGCGGACCGGGCTTCGCGGCATGTTTTCTATGCCGATGAGGCTTATTGTATAGGGGGCGCCGCTTCGCAGGAGAGCTACCTGAACGGGGACCGGATTCTGGAGGTGGCCCGCGGATGCGGTGCCGACGCGATCCATCCCGGTTACGGTTTTTTGTCCGAAAACGCCTCTTTCGCCCGCAAGTGCGGTGAAGCGGGAATAATTTTTATCGGCCCCGCGGCCGAAACGATCGAGTTGATGGGCGATAAGATTTCGGCGCGCCGCACGATGATCGAAGCCGGGGTTCCCGTAGTGCCCGGCACGCAGCAAAATCTTGTGTCGGCTGACGAGGCCGTCGAGGTGTGCCGCCGGATCGGTTTTCCGGTGATGCTGAAGGCGTCGCAGGGCGGAGGCGGAAAGGGTATGCGGCTGGTGAGGCGGGAAGCGGACGTGCGCGAAGCTTTTGAGGCTGCCCGTTCCGAGGCGATGGCTTCGTTCGGCGACGATACCGTCTACATCGAACGGTTTGTCGAAGAGCCGCACCACATCGAATTCCAGGTGTTGGGAGACCGGTTCGGTCGTGTGATCCACTTGTGCGAGCGGGAGTGCTCCGTGCAGCGCCGCCACCAGAAAATCATCGAAGAGAGTCCTTCGCCCCTGATGACTGCGGAGCTGCGGGAGCGTATGGGGCGTGATGCCGTTGCTGCGGCCCGTGCGGTCGGTTATCTCGGAGCCGGAACGGTCGAATTCCTGGTGGACCGGGAGCGCAATTACTATTTCCTCGAGATGAACACGCGCCTGCAGGTCGAGCATCCGATCACCGAAGAGGTGTGCGGGGTCGATCTGGTCAAGGAGCAGATTTTTGTCGCCGACGGGAGGCCTTTGCGCCTTACCCAGCGCGATATTGTCCAGCGGGGCCACGCCATCGAGTGCCGGATTTGTGCCGAAGATGCCTCGGCGGGTTTTATGCCTTCTCCGGGGGTGATTTCCCAACTGACCGAACCGGGCGGGATCGGAGTCCGCCTTGACAGCTATATCTATGAGAAGTATGAGATTCCGGTGCATTACGATCCGATGATCGGCAAGCTGATCGTTTGGGCCACGACGCGTGAATTTGCGGTCGAACGGATGCGGCGGGCGCTGGATGAATACAAAATTACCGGTGTCAAAACCAACATTGCCTACCTGGGATCGATACTGGAACTTCCCGAGCTGGTCGGAGGGGATTACAATACGTCCGTGCTGGAAAAGAATGCCGACTGGCTCGCTTTGCAACAGGAGAGAGGAGATAGGGAAGAGATTGAGAATATGGCCATGATTACTGCTCTTATCAATTACATGGTCTCACTGGAGGAGGGTGGCGCCGGATCGCCTGCCGGCGCCGCCCTTTCCGGTTTTACGAGCCGTTGGCGCGAATTCGGCAAACGCAACGGCGTCAAGGGCATTTAAAAGCAAGCGTTATGGAGATAGAAATAGGAAACAGGAAAGCCGAAGTCGAATGGCTCGGCAAAAACGGGAACGATGTCCAGGTGTCGATAGACGGCCGGACGATCGGGGCGAATGTCGTGTTGACCGACAACGGTATCTGTTCGATCCTCTATCAGGGACGTTCGTACAATATGGAGGCGGTGAGTTTCGAAGGGGGCAGGCGTTATAAGGTCAAGTGCGGCTACGACTCGTACGATGTCCGGGTCATCGATGCGCAGGCGCGTTATCAGCAGGCGCGCAACGGCGGGGAAGCCAGGCAGGACGACAACCTGAGCGCGCCGATGCCGGGCAAGGTGGTGCGCGTGATGGTGCAGCCTGGTGACCGGGTTGCGGCCGGCGATACGCTCCTTGTTTTCGAGGCGATGAAAATGCAGAGCAACCTGAAAGTGACCGGGGATTGCACCGTCCGCGAGATACTTGTGGCCGAGGGCGAAACGGTCGCCGGAGGGGCGCTGTTGGTCAAACTGGATGTTTTGCAAAACGAATCGGATAACCATGGAAAAGAATAACGAACGGATATATCAGGAATTTGAACGCCGTAACCGCCAGGCGGAACTTGGCGGCGGCGAGGACAAGCTGCGCAAGCGGCATGAAGCAGGCCGGATGACAGCGCGCGAGCGGATTGAAATGTTGCTGGATAAGGGGACGTTTGTCGAATTGGATAAATTCGTCACGCACCGTTGTACCAATTACGGCATGGACCGGCAGAAAATTCCCGGCGACGGGATCGTGTCGGGCTACGGTAAAATCGACGGTCGTCAGGTATTCGTCTATGCCTATGATTTTACGGTGTTCGGCGGTTCGCTCAGCATTACGAACGCCAGCAAGATCGTCAAGGTGCAGACGATGGCGCTGAAAAATGGCGCGCCCGTCATCGC
This window encodes:
- a CDS encoding DeoR/GlpR family DNA-binding transcription regulator; protein product: MTQIISIAQRHKYILDKLKKDGYIRVADIAKSLKVTAVTVRKDFKALEEQGLLFRTHGSACPVNPHVADRSVQLKELENRVQKEKIAQAATQLLEENDSVIIATGSTIMAFAEKIVPKGTLNVVTPSLKVSMLLSAVGNVNIIQLGGVVHKKSLSVRGTSPLISMEEFSCSKLFIGADGINEEYGVTNSNLEEAQLNREMMKAASKTIVLVDSSKFSRKGFGRICPLSQIHTVVTDGGIHASTVRMLEEQGVEVIIAE
- a CDS encoding HAD-IIA family hydrolase, with the translated sequence MDKNTFTDCYSPLAHEELMTRLAAIRHVALDMDGTIYMGSTLFPWTKAFLAKLDALGIGYSFLTNNPSKNIDDYLHKLEGMGIGVPRERMYTSALATIDHIRTHHPEAKRLFLLGTPSMIAEFEAAGFESAPATEGDKPDMLVVAFDMTLAYPRLCHAAWLAAQGIPYVATNPDRVCPTDRAEVLVDCGSICKCIEYATGREPDVVLGKPDPGMLTGIAARYGLQPSEIAMAGDRIYTDVATARNAGSLGVLVLSGETTLETALASDPGPDLTARTLREFGELLEEARQSRP
- a CDS encoding MFS transporter — translated: MNDNTQASAQTAAAADLQDEHGFSPEVRKRFQYWQTRTIIATMVGYALFYFVRKNFSFAMTGMETDLGISKTSLGIFLTLHGLIYGLSRFLNGVLADRVNARFFMASGLALCALANFAFGFGEDISTWITGETGGSQFTNTLILFMGLLWVANGWLQGMGFPPCARLLTHWIPPKQLATKMSVWNTSHSIGAGLVVILCGYIMGTLGSGPNHVGAWKWCFWIPAAISFAGAIGLFITLRDTPRSVGLPELPGTEIKKEKPGKKSAEEKHMLRRMVFANPLIWVLSIANFFVYIVRFSVLDWGPSLLKQSKGISLEMAGWLVALFEIAGIVGMIFAGWATDRYLKGRAHRTCVFCMAGTALFIFGFWELPQGAPIWLTFLLLCGAGFCIYGPQALIGIAAANQATKKYAATATGFTGLFGYASTIVSGTGLGYVAQHYGWNWAYITMITMALVGMLVFSLMWRAKMDGYARINS
- a CDS encoding sn-glycerol-1-phosphate dehydrogenase; translated protein: MNRVENALAHATETKALRIGAGILPQSGDMFRELFPGKRAVIIADPTTLRVAGSDVRDSLAAAGVEQDQPHIFTSPDLHAEWEFVEELDAVLQRTDAIPVAVGSGTINDLVKLCSHRNGRRYMVVGTAASMDGYTSFGASITFEGAKQTFSCPAPLGVLADTAIIAAAPKEMTASGYADLFAKVPAGADWIISDALGVEPLDERAFAIVQDGLQDALGDPEGVRQGTVETIGPLIEGLMLGGFAMQAHQTSRPASGADHQFSHLWNMEHHKMADGHTPSHGFQVSIGLLAATAYYEQFLHSDIARLDIEGAVAAWPELAEAEKYALELYAGTDFPEIGLKETHAKYIGKQQLREQLATLKNNWPQIKARLEKQIIPFAEASRRLRIVGAPTRPEEIGITRRRMKESVIRAQHIRRRFTILDVAVRTNLLGQWTDAIFGPGGVWEIK
- the accC gene encoding acetyl-CoA carboxylase biotin carboxylase subunit, whose protein sequence is MIRKILVANRGEIALRVMRSCREMGIVSVAVFSEADRASRHVFYADEAYCIGGAASQESYLNGDRILEVARGCGADAIHPGYGFLSENASFARKCGEAGIIFIGPAAETIELMGDKISARRTMIEAGVPVVPGTQQNLVSADEAVEVCRRIGFPVMLKASQGGGGKGMRLVRREADVREAFEAARSEAMASFGDDTVYIERFVEEPHHIEFQVLGDRFGRVIHLCERECSVQRRHQKIIEESPSPLMTAELRERMGRDAVAAARAVGYLGAGTVEFLVDRERNYYFLEMNTRLQVEHPITEEVCGVDLVKEQIFVADGRPLRLTQRDIVQRGHAIECRICAEDASAGFMPSPGVISQLTEPGGIGVRLDSYIYEKYEIPVHYDPMIGKLIVWATTREFAVERMRRALDEYKITGVKTNIAYLGSILELPELVGGDYNTSVLEKNADWLALQQERGDREEIENMAMITALINYMVSLEEGGAGSPAGAALSGFTSRWREFGKRNGVKGI
- a CDS encoding acetyl-CoA carboxylase biotin carboxyl carrier protein subunit, translating into MEIEIGNRKAEVEWLGKNGNDVQVSIDGRTIGANVVLTDNGICSILYQGRSYNMEAVSFEGGRRYKVKCGYDSYDVRVIDAQARYQQARNGGEARQDDNLSAPMPGKVVRVMVQPGDRVAAGDTLLVFEAMKMQSNLKVTGDCTVREILVAEGETVAGGALLVKLDVLQNESDNHGKE